ACGGGTAATAAAATACCTGCCAGAAAAGTTGCTGTCCACATCAGAAGATTTTCAGTGGTTAATGGGAGGGACTCCATAAAGGCGCCCAACGCAAATCCCGGAATAAGGGATAAGCAAAGAAGGGCTGTGCGGAACCAGGAATTTCGTGCTGTTGTCAGACCAATGGCGACGACCGTAACCAGGGGAAGCAGAATAAAAACTCCTTCCCCTGTTAGGTAGGCTGTAATCAAAATCAGAAACAATATTTTCGTCAGCACATTGGACATAAGCAACTATTACAAATTAGGTATTGACTATTCTGCTACGAAAGGAAGCAATGCAATCTGTCGGGCTAATTTAATTGCCTTAGTAAGCATGTGCTGTTGTTTTGCTGTGGCACCGGTAATTCGACGGGGTATTATTTTACCGCGCTCGGTTATATAATGCCGTAGCAAGTTCGTATCCTTATAGTCAATATATACTATTCGTTCTATGGTTAGCCTGCTTGTCTTTTTTCTGAAGATTCTCTTCTTCTTTCTTCTCTTTAATCGTTTCATCCGAATTTTTGATTTTGCTTTTGCGGAAATGTGTGCCA
This Candidatus Hydrogenedens sp. DNA region includes the following protein-coding sequences:
- the rpsR gene encoding 30S ribosomal protein S18, with the translated sequence MKRLKRRKKKRIFRKKTSRLTIERIVYIDYKDTNLLRHYITERGKIIPRRITGATAKQQHMLTKAIKLARQIALLPFVAE